DNA sequence from the Candidatus Aegiribacteria sp. genome:
CGGAGCCCTTGCCTACCTCTTTAGTCGTAAAGAAGGGTTCGAAAGCCTTCGAAAGAATTTCCTCTTTCATCCCGCAGCCGGTATCGGTCACTGTAATCAAGATATAGTGCCCCTGCTCAACCTCAGGATGAGTGTCGGAGTAATCCTTGGTTATAAGCATATTCTCCGTTTCGAGCGTAAGGTGACCACCATAAGGCATGGCATCACGGCTGTTGTTACAGAGATTCATGAGGATCTGCTCCATCTGGCCCGGATCAACAAAAACAGTACTGAGTCCCTGACCGGGAATAAACTCAAGCTTGATATCTTCACCGATGATCCTTCTCAGCATTTTAATCAATTTGCCTGTTAAATCATTTATATCGATATTTCTGGGAGCAAGAGCCTGCTGTCGACTGAATGCAAGCAATTGCGTGGTGAGGGCAGCAGCTCTTCGGGCACTTTTCCTGATCTCAGCAATATCCTCAAGAGCAGAATCACCTTCAGAAAAGTTCATGCCAACAAGTTCCACGTATCCGAAGATAGTCTGCAGTATGTTGTTAAAGTCATGAGCAATTCCACCAGCGAGCAATCCTACGGTCTCCAGCTTCTGTGACTGAAAAAGGCGCTCTTTTAGTTTGATTCGCTCGGAAATGTCAGTGATGAAGATCAGGGTGCATGTCTTCCCTTTCCACAGTGTGGTTGTTGCTCTCAACTCAACAGGGATCACCTTGCCATCCTTCCGGACTATAGCGCTTTCAAACTGATCCGATGCATCCTCTCCACGCATTTTCCTGGTATACGTTTCCCTGTGCTTTTTGAGAACCCCCGGATGTATCATTTCTTCAATTGATATGGAAGCCTGCTCTTTTTTGTCATATCCAGTGATCTCACACATTCTGTTATTAGTAAACAGGTGCTTTCCATCACTGTCTGAGATAACAATACCGTCAGGAGACTGTTCTATTAGACTGATGAAGTTCTGTTCGGACTCACTGAGTTTCTCTGCTGTGCTCTTCTGCTCTTCTAGAGCTTTTTCAAGTTCTCTGGAGAAGGCGGCCTGCTCAATGGCGAATTGCCGCGATATGTTTGCTGACTTCTGTGTTCCCCTGATGAATACAAACAGCAGTCCGGTGAAAAACAAGCCACTGATTAGAATTACCAGAGGAAGGGCGGAATGTCTTTCAGCTATAAATGCTGGTGCGGGAGTAAAAACAATGATCCATTCCCTGTCCCCGAAAGAAAACTTTTCAGAATAATGTATTGAAGAAAGCAGAAGGTTGATGTCCTCCACTCTCTCACCATGATCTGCACGGGTTCTGGCTGCATGGTAAACAAGCAGTTCTTCCTCGCCGGAAGGCAGAACATCGAACAGATGTATGTCCACGCCCTGCTGCACAAACGGGTCAAGATACTGGTTTATCAATTCCGGTATCAAGTTAATACAGATGAAATAACCTTCGAGTTCAGAGGATGTCGAACTTGATAAGCCCGAGTACAGGTTTCCGGTGAATACCGGCATTACAAGCAGAACCGCAGCGGATTCAGTGAATGGATTCGGGCTGACCATTTCACCTGAAGCAACTACTTCCCCTGAAGCAGCAGCCCTCTTGAAACAGTCGGCAAATACGGGATCTGAAGCAAGGTCTAAACCGATATAGTGTTCGTATTGCTGAGTTGATGAAGTATAAAGAACTGGATAATAATCCTCATACAAAGAACTATCTTCACTAATCACATGAGGGACCCAGATCAGTATGATATCGTCATGTTCAAACCGTGCTGCCTGAGTTACAGCGTGAAAACTTCCACTAATACTTTCAGGAATATATTCGCTCAAATCTGATAGTATCTCAAGAAACAGCAGATGCTGAGCAATCCCATCTTCAAGAGCGGTAATACGATCCTGTGAAACGATTTTCAGATCACTCTCTATTACCGATTGCTCCCACCCTCTGGTAGCAAGGAAACCCAGGAATGACAAAACCAATCCGATGAAAATAAGAATGATCGCTACAAGGCGGGATAAACCGGATACTTCCCGTACTTCTGCTGCTTTATCCGATTTCATCTGATTGTCACATGCAAAACGATTTCCTGTCACGAATACTCTTCTCTCGTGTACCGATTAATCATGTATCCTCATTAATTAAGAATGCAACTATATACGCTCATACGCAAGTGCAATATATACGTTCTGCTTGAGTGTGTTATTGGGAATTAGTTAGTTATGCCCGGCTTTGGAGGGTCATGGAGTATAAACTTATCATTTTTGATGCCGACGGAACACTGAGGTTCTGTACAGTTGAAGGGCAGCCCTGCCCCAACAGGTCCGGTGAATGGAAGCTGTACCCCGGTGTGAGGAAGAAACTTGCGGAGTACGACTGGATTTCTCCTAACAGTTCGGAACAGGGTATGGGCTATGGTATCGCAAGTAATCAGGGTGGCGTCGGTGTGGGTTATTTCAGCGAGGAAACAGCGATCAGCCTGCTGAAGGATACCGTCAGAGAAGCTTTCGGTTTCGATCCCGCAGAGGGAACGATTGAAATTTGCCCGCATGTCCCGTATTCGGGTTGCGGGTGCCGGAAGCCTGATCCGCTGATGCTTCAGAATCTGATGAAAAAATACGGGGTCCCTCCACAGGAAGTTCTTTTTGTGGGCGACAGGGATGCCGATGAAAAAGCGGCGGAAAACGCCGGATGCGATTTCATGTGGGCATACAAGTTCTTCCGCAGAGAGCCTGACTGAGTAAGCAAAGTCTGAAAACAGCTTTTCCACTTTAAGTTTCAAGTCGGAATGACTGAAAACTTAGCCTTTCAATCGGGACTTATTCATTGTATTATAGACTGAAAGGAGGAATTCAAATGCAGAATCTTATTAATATTCTCTTGATCCTCACTCAGTCAGTCACATTTGGATCGCCCATCATGAGAGACGTTCCGATAGCAGCCACACTTCTTCCGGACGGATCCTGCGGCATACTCCTGCAATCCCATGTTCCTGAGTGTCCCCTCACATTAGAGATCGTGATTCTTTCCCCCGGTGATGATCCTGTCATAATATCGATCTTAAGAAATATCGAGGATCCAGTATGGCCTCGTGGCTCCGGCTGGACATCGGATGGTATGCTTTCTCTGATCGTATCATCATACAGTACCGGGCACGAATTCTCTGATATAGTGACATTCACATCTGAGGGAGTCCTTTCCGACAGCATACGGATCCCCGGTTCAGGGCAATCTCTCTCAGTTACCGGAGGAACATCGTATCACATTAACTCGCTGCTTCCTCTTTTTGACGGCTCCGGTTACTGGTTGAGTTCAGATCTGGTCGATTATGAATCCTGGGAAGTGCTTTCAAAATTCCTGTTCAGGCTTGGTCCGCAGGGAGATACTCTGTGGTCGCGCAGCATATCCTGTCCGGGATACTGGATGAATCCGGATGTCATCAGATCCATGCCGGATGGCGGCTGTGTCGTCGGTTCGGATGAAGACGGTTTCAACAATCTCCTTTTTCTCAACAGGATATCGTCATCCGGAAAACTGATCTGGTCAGTGGAGATCGAAACCGGCGGTGAGATGACTCATGTGGTAGAGGATATACTTCCTGCCAATGATGGAGGAACTCTTGTTATAGCGTCGTCAGATCAATTCGGGATGCAGGATAACTGTCTCATCTGTCTTATAGACACTGAGGGTGAAATCGTAAATGAAGTATTCGAGGCTGGACTGGGTCATGCAGTCTGCACATGCGGAATTCCAATCGAGGGAGGATTTCTTCTCGCCGGATGGACTGGTTCTGTCAATGATGATGGGGCTATCCCTGTGGAAGAGGGTATTCTTATCCTCCGTCTCGACGAATACGGCACCACGGTAGCAATGGATGTAATCCCATTCGATGGCAACTGCGAACCGCTGTTTCTTCTGGAAACACAGCCTGGATATCTCATTATCGGTACTTGCTGGGAAGACATATATACTGATTCCGATGTTTTCACCATGCTCATCCCAACAGATGAAATCCCTTAAGACACAAGGAGATGAATTCACAGGTTATATCCGTCGAATCGATTACATCCTGGCATACTTGCTTTAAAGCATTATTCATAGACAATTCAAATGCTTGAAGTTTAATACTATTTTGTATAATAAAGTGAATTAATTAGTTAAGTAAGTTATGCCCGGCGTGACGGTACCAGTTCAGGAAGCCGCCGGCGAGTATCATTTCAATATCGCGCTCTGAAAGGTCATGTGTAACCTGAAAACTGCCTCCCGAAGTATGATCCATAACTGTCAGCGGTTTTCCTTCCGCAAGGCCGAAGCGAGGATTCAGCACTTCAAGTTCAAACCCGGTTTCAAGGTTGTCATAATCATTTCTACTTTGAAAGCAGAGGGGAAGTATGCCGAAGTTAACCAGGTTAGCTGTGTGAATCCGTTCGAAGGAAAGAGCGAAAACAGCTTTCACTCCGAGGTGCATCGGACAGATTGCCGCATGCTCACGACTTGAACCCTGTCCATAGCTGTAGCCGGCAACTATGAAGTTACACAGATTAGTACTGAGATTCTTCCTGCACCTTTCTGGGAATGTCGGGTCGATTCCTTCAAAAACGAAATTGGAATACTTTTCGATGTTAGAGCGATAGATAAGCCGTTTTCCGGCAGGCATGATGTGGTCTGTGGTGATCTTATCTCCAACCTTAATTTGAACCACCCCGGTCAGTTTTTCCGGGAGAGGGTCGTTGATGGGCGGTGGGCCGATATTGGGACCTCTGACCGGTTCAGTTTCAGGGTCATACTCATCCATGACCATACTGTCATCATCAGGGAAGGTATCCGGGATCGATATGGACGGGTACGGTATCCTGAGTGTTCTCGGGTCAGTGAACTCTCCGGTTATAGCCGATGCGGCTGCTGTTTCCGGACTTACGAGATAAACCTTTGCGCTTGCAGTTCCGGATCTGCCTTCAAAGTTCCTGTTGATAGTCCTGAGTGATACAGCATCCGTCCCTGGAGCCATACCGTTGCCGATGCAGAATCCACAGGTAGCTTCAGCCGCTCGAGCACCTGAAGCAATAAATGAAGCAAGGTGACCCGAATCCGCAATCATGGAAAGCACCTGTCTTGAACCCGGCCCTATAACGAGGCCTGTATTCTCAGCTACTGTTCTACCGCGCAGTATCTCTGCAGCCATGGCAAGATCCCTGAAAGAAGAATTCGTGCATGAACCTATGCATACCTGATCAACAGGAATCCCTGCAAGTTCAGATACGGCTGTCACATTCCCGGGAGAATGCGGAGTTGCAACCATGGGTTCGATTTCAGAAAGGTCAATTTCAATTATCCTGTCATAAATACAATCCGGGTCTGCTTTCAGAAGTTTCCATGCTTCTCCACGTCCCTGGGCTATTAGAAATTCACGTGTGATCTCATCCGAGGGGAATATTGATGTTGTTGCACCGGTTTCAGCACCCATGTTCGTGATTGTTGCTCTGTCCTGAGCGGTCAGATTCGATAAGCCATCTCCATAATATTCATTTACGGAGCCAACATTCCCCTTTGTGGAGATTATGGAAAGAACTTTGAGGATTATGTCTTTCGCCGATACGAAATCTTTAAGTTTTCCCACAAGTTTTATACCTGTTACCCCGGGGTAGGTGATCCAGAAAGGTTCTCCTGCCATTGCAATGGCAACATCAAGTCCTCCCGCCCCCAACGCGAACATACCCATACCACCGGCGGTAGGAGTGTGGCTATCGGACCCTAGAAGTGTTTTACCCGGAACTGCGAACCGTTCGAAGTGAACCTGATGACAGATGCCGTTGCCAGCCCTGGAGAATTTAACGCCATACTTCTTAGCGACGGACTGAAGATACCTGTGGTCATCCGCATTCTCAAAACCCATCTGAACCATATTATGGTCAACATATGAGAGAGACAATTCCGTTCTGCATTTGTCTACGCCCATTGCTTCGAGCTGGAGGAAAGCCATTGTACCTGTAGCATCCTGTGTCAGAGTCTGATCGATTCTTATGGCAACCCTTTCTCCGGGTTCAGGTTTGCCTTCAACAATGTGTTCTCTGATGATTTTTTCAGATACCGTGAGCCCCATTATTTCCTCCAGGCTAGTCTGTACAACATACAGAGTTCCGGTTCCTGCCGGGATTATGCAATTACATAGATTCTGCGATCAACCGCTGGATACCTGTTCTTTAAGCCAGCTTGTCTCAACAGATTTCGGTCTTGTGATCGGCTCCATCATAGCACGGGAGATCACTGCCTGTGCACACATTCCCATGGTCCTTGAGACCGCGAAAAGGACTGTGTAGTACTCGAATTCGCTCATACCATAATGATAGAGCAATGCTCCGGATCCTGCGTCGACATTGGGCCAGGGACTCTTTGCTTTTCCATGTTCTTCCAGAACATCAGGGACAATTTGAAAGAGCCTGTGAACGAGTTGAAGAACCTCATCTTCCTTGAAGTGTTTCATACCGAATTCACAGACTGCGGTGAAGCGCGGGTCGGTGACCCGGAGAACGGCATGACCGTAACCGGGGATAACTCTTCCAGACTCGAGAGTTTCCCAGCACTCTTCCTTTATCTGCTCATCAT
Encoded proteins:
- a CDS encoding PAS domain S-box protein, which produces MTGNRFACDNQMKSDKAAEVREVSGLSRLVAIILIFIGLVLSFLGFLATRGWEQSVIESDLKIVSQDRITALEDGIAQHLLFLEILSDLSEYIPESISGSFHAVTQAARFEHDDIILIWVPHVISEDSSLYEDYYPVLYTSSTQQYEHYIGLDLASDPVFADCFKRAAASGEVVASGEMVSPNPFTESAAVLLVMPVFTGNLYSGLSSSTSSELEGYFICINLIPELINQYLDPFVQQGVDIHLFDVLPSGEEELLVYHAARTRADHGERVEDINLLLSSIHYSEKFSFGDREWIIVFTPAPAFIAERHSALPLVILISGLFFTGLLFVFIRGTQKSANISRQFAIEQAAFSRELEKALEEQKSTAEKLSESEQNFISLIEQSPDGIVISDSDGKHLFTNNRMCEITGYDKKEQASISIEEMIHPGVLKKHRETYTRKMRGEDASDQFESAIVRKDGKVIPVELRATTTLWKGKTCTLIFITDISERIKLKERLFQSQKLETVGLLAGGIAHDFNNILQTIFGYVELVGMNFSEGDSALEDIAEIRKSARRAAALTTQLLAFSRQQALAPRNIDINDLTGKLIKMLRRIIGEDIKLEFIPGQGLSTVFVDPGQMEQILMNLCNNSRDAMPYGGHLTLETENMLITKDYSDTHPEVEQGHYILITVTDTGCGMKEEILSKAFEPFFTTKEVGKGSGLGLATVFGIIKQHKGFINAYSEVDKGTSIKIYLPLVEYPVEETESSIQGEVVGGTETVLVAEDEEEVRIIAARILRRAGYTVLEASDGIEAIELINENPDRISLALLDVVMPEKSGKDVYMAIQEIAPNVRTLFTSGYSANTIQTRFVFHEGMKLLRKPYAPDVLLSEIRKTLDE
- a CDS encoding HAD-IIIA family hydrolase, whose amino-acid sequence is MEYKLIIFDADGTLRFCTVEGQPCPNRSGEWKLYPGVRKKLAEYDWISPNSSEQGMGYGIASNQGGVGVGYFSEETAISLLKDTVREAFGFDPAEGTIEICPHVPYSGCGCRKPDPLMLQNLMKKYGVPPQEVLFVGDRDADEKAAENAGCDFMWAYKFFRREPD
- a CDS encoding aconitate hydratase; this translates as MGLTVSEKIIREHIVEGKPEPGERVAIRIDQTLTQDATGTMAFLQLEAMGVDKCRTELSLSYVDHNMVQMGFENADDHRYLQSVAKKYGVKFSRAGNGICHQVHFERFAVPGKTLLGSDSHTPTAGGMGMFALGAGGLDVAIAMAGEPFWITYPGVTGIKLVGKLKDFVSAKDIILKVLSIISTKGNVGSVNEYYGDGLSNLTAQDRATITNMGAETGATTSIFPSDEITREFLIAQGRGEAWKLLKADPDCIYDRIIEIDLSEIEPMVATPHSPGNVTAVSELAGIPVDQVCIGSCTNSSFRDLAMAAEILRGRTVAENTGLVIGPGSRQVLSMIADSGHLASFIASGARAAEATCGFCIGNGMAPGTDAVSLRTINRNFEGRSGTASAKVYLVSPETAAASAITGEFTDPRTLRIPYPSISIPDTFPDDDSMVMDEYDPETEPVRGPNIGPPPINDPLPEKLTGVVQIKVGDKITTDHIMPAGKRLIYRSNIEKYSNFVFEGIDPTFPERCRKNLSTNLCNFIVAGYSYGQGSSREHAAICPMHLGVKAVFALSFERIHTANLVNFGILPLCFQSRNDYDNLETGFELEVLNPRFGLAEGKPLTVMDHTSGGSFQVTHDLSERDIEMILAGGFLNWYRHAGHNLLN